The window AAGATAGAACAAAGAATATATTAATGATCAACATGTTGATAAactttaataatacataaatataacgATAAAGTAtcgattgataaaaaaaatgtacctTCTTTTCTATCCAAATTCAACAATGTcacaaaaacattatatatgataaaaaataaaaaataggtaAACAACTACGGTAGTTTTTATCATCACTTTTAATAGccttattaaaattgttatattttcaatgcgTCAATATggaggttttttttattcatataagtatgataattattgataaatttcggagccaacaattatttatatcaacatttttatgaaagaaaaaaaaaaaaatattacacttatatttatttattttttcgaatagtaattacaattttatggaaaacaaaataaaacacaaaaagTGGCTATGACAAACTCATCATATGTCTTTATGAATCggacaaataaaaatcatgattcTCATGTCAAATAATTAAGTAGAAATATACAtgaattacttgaaaatatttagatTTGTCAatcttttaatataattttttttccaatttttaaaGTATGCAACTATACCAATAactaaataattcataaaaataaaaaaaaaaaactaaaataatacttgaattaataaaaataaagtacgtctttcaatttattttattttatttttaaaatcaaataaataatctaatttatatatgataatttaaaaaatttataatattagtaatataCATAACgcaatagtaattttttatattaaaaatttttgtttatgttaTACTTGTGACAACACAAGTAATGAGTTATCATttcataaatcattatttgtataataaaaattttaaagactctttatatcataaattgtttattgatgaaattaaactacttgaaaaaaatcgtATTACCATTTATTTTTCGAGTTGAAGCTTAtctttattgacaataatcaTTAGTGTCACatcattataaacaaaatcaagaataaccatttttattttttaaaaaccaccgaataataattaatattgtcaatATGAATTTCtgtgatgcaaaaaaaatattcaaattaaaaaaaaaattatattcatttaaaaaaaaaattacctcgatgatttatacaatttttttaaataaaataatttaatttgctattgaatatttttattgtttatcaattgttttgtgtttaattataaaatttaatttaatattaattaatattatatattttttgtcaataaaatcaCCTTTATATTTATCCTATCGATCTATTTcaatttgaattataataattaataatggcgcgtgaaatttatttctctccacatgaaaataaaacttcGTTCAATAAAAACttgctttattatttaaaatatctccTTCTCTTTTTAATCttgttatttgaaaataaatatattctcaCACACCAATGACCTAAGCACCGGAACTTTGACCTTGCCAATCGAAATTTCAACTTCGAAATTTTCTAATTACACACACACAACAACAACgataagaaattaataaaaaaaattatataaatgtcTCAACAAGTCATCATGTTTTCATctcattttgataatatatttattacatatatgctaaaaattattgtgggctacataacaataataataataatataaataataatattaaaaagagattatatttaatttttttaatcacctTGACTTGTCATTCACGCCGTTGAATCGCATTCAAGAGTTAGATGTTCTTCAAGTTCGCAGTAATTTATCTatacatgaaataaattatatatatatttttgttgataatctATTTTTGGCACAACTTGttggtttaaaattaaacaattataatggGTGGTCATTGGTCTAGCATGGACCCTTTGAAGGTAGACGTGCCTCAAATTGAGTTGCTCTTCGAGAGAGATtcatacttgaaaatttatgaaattgaaattagaaaacggtaaaatttttattattaataattattataaaattaattttattaattgtttatattttttgtttgtctaGATATGCATTGTTTAAAGATTTCAttgagaaaattgaaaaaggtGATGGAAGcttggataaattttcaaaagcatatgaaaattatggaatatttattgatgataaaaatcagGTGACATGCAGAGAATGGGCACCAGGTGCTCATGAAGTTTATCTAACTGGAGATTTTAGTAAGTAgcataataatagtataaataataataaaaatatatcaataaaaataattaatttacaaagatAACTGGCAATGGATTCAAACACCATTTACAAAACAAGAATTTGGAAAATGGGAATTAAAATTACCAGCAAATGATGATGGCACATGTCCAATAAAACACTTGTCtgaagttaaaataattatcaaagatTCAAATGGTAAATTATTGGATCGTATAAGTCCATGGGCAAGATATGTAACAGAGCCAGAAGATAAAAGCCAAGGAACAAATTACAAACAACGTATTTGGAATCCAgctgttgatgataaatacaAATGGAAACAtgataaaccaaaaaaacCAGAGAGCCTACGTATATATGAATGTCATGTTGGTATTGCAACAAGTGAACATCGTGTTGGTACATATTTAGAAtttgcaaataatattattccacGTATTGTTAAACAAGGCTACAATGCAATTCAACTTATGGCTATTATGGAACATGCATATTATGCCAGTTTTGGTTATCAAGTTACTAATTTTTATGCAGCATCATCAAGATATGGAACACCAGAACAACTTAAACAACTTATTGATACAgcacatgaaaataatattgttgttttactTGACATGGTACATTCACATGcatcaaaaaatacatttgatggtttaaatgaatttgatgGTACTGATGCTTGTTTCTTTCATTCTGGACCAAGAGGTGTACATCCACTATGGGATTCTCGTCTATTCAATTATGGAGATTATGATGTattgaaatttcttttatcaaatttaagaTGGTACATGgaagaatataattttgatggatttaggtaatttattttgttgattaatcaattcttgatgatgatttatcaattaataatcatgTATTTTAGATTTGATGGAGTAACATCAATGTTGTATCATTCAAGAGGACTTGGTGAAGGTTTTAGTGGtaattatgatgaatattttgGCTTGAATGTTGATGTTGAAGGAATTGTTTATCTTATGATTGCAAATCATATGATTCATAAGTTGTATCCAGATGCAATAACAATTGCTGAAGATGTCAGTGGAATGCCAGCTGTAtgcaggtaaaaaaaaataaagctcatattagtttatataaataatttacatgtttttttgtgGTGGAAAAAGACCTGTTGCTGAAGGTGGTCTTGGTTTTGATTATCGTTTGGGTATGGCAATACCAGATAAatggataaaattattaaaaacaacacGTGATGAAGATTGGGATATGGCTGATATTTGTTGGACATTAACAAACAGAAGATGGATGGAAAAAACTGTTGCATATGCTGAATCACATGATCAAGCATTAGTTGGTGATAAAACAATTGCATTTTGGCTTATGGATAAAGATATGTACACACATATGAGTTGTATAAGTGAACCAAATTCAGTTATAACAAGAGGAATTGCTTTACATAAATTAATCAGGCTTATTACACATGCACTTGGTGGTGAAGCTTATCTCAATTTTATGGGTcagtttattatcattaatatattatataattattttatttttttcctcattcaatcgttaataaattaataattatcttaaTGATTAAGGCAATGAGTTTGGTCATCCAGAGTGGCTTGACTTTCCTCGAGctggaaataataatagctatCATTATGCAAGAAGACAATGGCATTTGGCTGATGATGAACtacttaaatataaatttatgaataattttgatcgtgaaatgaatttattggAAGAAAAATATGGCTGGCTACATTCTGATCCAGTAAATTTAACTTTaacttttttcttaaatatatttttcttgtggCAATGATTAACTTTCTTATTTTTACTAGGCATATGTCAGCTGCAAACATGGTGATGATAAAGTCGTTGTTTTTGATCGTGCTGGActtgtatttgtatttaattttcatacatTTAAATCATTTCCTGACTATCCAATTGGTGTACCACAACATGGCACATACAAAGTCATTTTAAACAGTGATGATAAACAATTTGGTGGTGAAGAAAGAATTGATGCATCTGTTAAACATTATGCTTTACCTGAACCTTGGTCTGATAGACCAAATAAAATGATGGTTTATATACCATGTCGTACTGCAATTGTTTATGCACTTGgtatgttttaaatatttaaaaaacattttgatcTATAATAgctaactattttttttcatcattacagagtaaaaatttatcaagtaattttttatcaacatcaaaGTCAAGACTCGgagatgatatatatatttttttaggacCATTTAGGACGACTAGATCCACATAAAtactcaaataaaaaacattagtgtaaaaattaattttgttgattgaaataaatttttattttctaaaataaatttaatatatgctATGTATTAgcaaattcatcattattaatatcataatcAATCATTTTTCTATCAAGAATCCAccatttattgatgaatccAACATCAGCAATTCTTTCATGTAAACTTATAATTTgtggttttaaataattacatgtaCACTTATAACTTGTAcaatttttacttgaattatcaatccacattattgaaaatatacctAAGGTAAACCTTCGTagtgtatttgtatttatgcAATCTTTCATAAGGTTAACGTGTTTAATTGACTCGGGATTTCTCGTTGATTCACCAACTTGTGTtaatttcatttcattaattaataaatcttcACGATAACTACGTTcatctggattatttttaatacaataatatccACCTGCTAGTCctaataacaaaacaaaaaattagtctaattattactatttttttgttgataataatcatgtaTTACCTAGACcataaattgttgatttaattggaCGTTCTTTACACTCTGTCACGACATCAACAGCAGCTTCTTTATAATCCTTGTAGAGATTTTTCCAGTACAttcctaaaatttttaataaacaataggatatattttataaaacaataataatgatatgtttatttatttatttaccccATCGTTTAAAAATTGTTCCTTCAGATTTTTTAGGTGAATCAAGTTTGTGTAATCTATCagttaatgtttttaatgtttttattttatcatgcaaTGATCCACCACGACCACTACTTCTTAGGACCGACATGCtgatgtaattaattaaaaagtttctttaattattaataatacatatgggatattttttttaatcactgaggttatgttttttattttcaacagctGATCGGATGACACAGAAATTTGACACTGAGTGGCGCTGAGGAAGCCAACAGGAGCCATGTTTGTTAGACAAAAAAAGagggaaaatttaaatcatcaggATCACTTGTTTCAATTGAGACAGCACCTGACAACTCCATGATGATGTTGAGGTCTTGAGGATTAatcatgttaattaaaatgatggtagaaataaaattattcaaaacaaattaacGTGAGTATTTGATAAGagcttaaatatttaatttggtgctaaaaaaaaaactagtattTTTAGATGCAAGTCAagttaataaaatgtaaaatgacAATATCACAGCTATCAAGAATATatggatttaaaaatatttgctattgattaattaatacaaattaatcacaagtaaaattaaaacattattcattatttattaaaaaaaaataaaaaaaaataaatttgtcaaatgaagtaaaataaaaattatgagtttggatatttatttatataaaaaccaagtagctatgaattttttacaaatattatatttgtttaaaaaaaaaattgatagaaaCCAGCttcaaaatcataaatatattttgctgATTTATAATCAGCATTCccattcattattaattaaaaataaattaataataatttttaaattaatctacTGATGAGTCAAAGTATTTCTAGATTGTTTTAAAGTTGcagtaaaatattatcatgtattaataattacaatgcTGAGCGTCAACTGACGACTGCACTTGATTCTACCTGCCTTGGTTCATCCAATTGCATCACTGAAAGTAAACACAttctatcaataaaaaatataaatatacttttcttCCTGGACCTTCTAAATGGTAATGGTGATACTGCTCGTGATTATTTCCAACCTTTATATAATTGTCaactaataaaataacagattatgctttaaaatataattgatcaCAAGTAAAGATTgaaattcgaaatttttttattattttttattatattattattacaatattgaTTGGACAGCTTTTATATAAAGAGATCAATACAATCGTGATATAGAACTAATAGTTAACtcgattaaattttgatttctGCTTATATTATGATAAGAACagaacaaattattttttttaacaaacaaaaataaagtaGTTTTATGActtattctaaaaatataatcaattgatTAGTCTTAAGAAGATGTTTCCGTGAATTCAACATTATGTGATTCCATTAATGACTTGAAAATACCATTACAATCTTCAAAAGAAACATATACATGTAGTTTCTTctcatgaaattttattaatttagataattcTTCAACAACTTTAATAgtaacatttgtattttcgacggataaatatgataaatttggtaaattttcaaaagctTTTATCACTGATCTATTAGAAATTTTGGtgcaatttgataaatttaaagacatcaatttttcattaaataaacattcaattgattcatcagtgatatacttatttgttttttctgtaCTACCTGAACCAAGACAATTTAACTTCAGACTGAACCTTTTTAATTCACTCAAATTATTGAGTGCACTCATACCATTATCAGTTATATTTGTACCGAGAAAacgtaaattttgtaatttctttgaattattacagagattaattaaaaattcatctgtaACACCCCAATcccaattaatattaaacccttcaagatgttttaaattgacaattggagacatattgatttttttattatccattGGATAATCATCTCGTGGAAATGTTTCTAGATTAGTTAAATTTGGTATTTCACCTATCGAGTCGATTAATGTTTGACTCAATTGAAAaccatataaatttaaacgtTCCAAAGCGATTAATTGAGAGGACatctgaaaaacaaataatttattgaaaattaaattacatttttttattctacataaacatgtataataatatttgttaaaattttattaaactcaCCGAAGCCCATGAATCTGGTAAGAAAACCTCATCCTTTGATCTACATAAAAGATATAACTTTTTCAAGGTTCCACCAACTTGTTCTAATGTCTTGACCAAAGTCATTGGTAGAGTTAATTTTCCACAATCCCATGTAATCATCAACTTTTCAAGTTTATGcatattagaaaaaacattttcgaaatcttgatcatttatttcttcaaattcTACAACAAGTTCCTTAAGACCTGGACAGTTGTTATTAATCAATGGCATTACTTTAGAAAAAGGATAATTGTCTACATTTAGGCTTGTTAAATTGTAACCAAagcaatttaatatatatattagatcATTTGgcttttcatcatcatcatcagttgcCTTGAACTTATATTTAGTAAAGCATGAAAGAACAAGTTCACTCTCTCTATCTTTgcatactgaaaaataaattaattatgttatcattagtatttaaaatatagaattttgtttttatcatacAAAATTAGTCTgttattttcttacttttttcaaGTTGTGGTCGTTTATAAAACAGTGACCCCATCTCACACATAAGCTTTTTATACTGTTTTTTTAGTGTTTTTCCCTTGTCTCTACGAGAATCCCTCATGTAATCATTAACAGATTTTTCAGCATCTTCAATCATACTTTGTGTTATTACACCATGAAGATTTATTCTGCTTAAAAGTGGAGTCAcctatgaaaaacaaattaatttattattatttaatttaattaacaataaacaataacagcAGAGTAAAATTTTGCAACTAATCAACTATAATTCACTAGAcatcttgaaataataatatatattattcaaaacttACTTCCTCGTGAATATCTGAAGCATTTTGTGTTGACTCTTCAATCTGCTGATCTAAATTAGTCTTTGGATTCAtcttaatttgtttatatgttTCGTTACGAATTTTGAagtaatctaatttttttttattgcaaaatatagaaaaaaaaaaaaaacgatgaattattataaccTCTAATAGattcgaaaaatttaatgaaaatcaCTCAATgaattgattgaattttatacCTTGTTATTTTCAATGCACGTAAATAAAACGGTATTTAATCTAATCaacttgtttaaaaaaaatgtctttaaTCAAGTTTTTGTGTAAAAGAActgagttaaaaattttagttgaCGAAGTTAATTTTCACGTGGTATGTAATTTTACGCTGTCGAAAATTGCActtgtctaaaatttaatcttaACCACGTGTGGAATGACTAATGCCTCGTACgctattcaaataaatttggaCGATGTTCATGTAAACTATCCACTATGATTATTCTCAAACTGTCGCTACACCGTTTGGCTAGGCACACCTTATGAATTATGAATTAcgataattattgatattttacttGTGCATCGACACCAAAAGTTATACTTTAAAGTTATACTaaagatatttaaaagataaaaaaaaatgttgtaaaaatttattactggCACAATCTGCGAGTTGTATTCAGAGTAATTATTcacgtaataattttttttatcattttcttcaaataatacTCTTAATTATgccatataaattaataattatattcaattaaatgcTGCTAGAAATtcatcgttaaaaaaaaaaaaaaaagaaaacctaCTTTGAAAATCCACGAtccattgttaaattttaaaaaaatccacatcaaaaatatctatttctgttataaaagaaaaaaagaatttttaagcTTCTTTCttcacttttaattattttaataaatgattataattatacagTGAAAGTCAATAGAAAGGATGGAAAAAAGTTATACACAGACTCTGATGTTTTACCTCttctgagaaaaaattttccGATTTTATTGCCAGAACCCTTAATTGAATCGCTGGCTGATGTCAGTAAGcatagtatttataaatacatgataataattaaggGTCCGGGCAATGATTGCCTTTTACGAttctacaatattttaataaattcggACAATTTTTTCTCAGAAGAAGTTAAACATCAGACTCTGTGTATTCCATCATTTTTTgatctaaaaaattatgggaatgcaaaaatttatcattgctCGAGTTATAACATTGCTAGAAGATATATAAGATTCAGGTATTCTCTAGGTGTTTGAAACTTGCAAATTGAATAACCAACGAGTagattatttcaattttaatgaagaattgattcaacaaattgcaaaaataaatattgtaaaactACATCTACACGTTCGTATATGGACCATACTAACGTTGGTTTCGAACAAGTTTGCAAGAAATAAGAATATagcgaattaaaaaaaatttaacaaaatttaacaaactaCCAAAAATCCGGTGGAAATTTTTCTCCGTCTTTTCGCCACCTTTCTCCGCTTTTTCTCCACTTTTTTCTGAAAATGACCATGgctggagaaatggcggacaaatttcTCAAACCTTTCTCcacctaaaatttatttcaacttttttccatCCTTTTTTCCATCCTCTATGCAAaattatgtatacatatatttggaatgtatatatatatttggaaatttaaaaaatagataaacatTTGTTCTGTTGaatgaaggaaaaaatataaaattcaattaatataaatattagttgtttagaaaataatattgtttatactCTAATATTAgaaattcattcaattttaatgatgagttttttctttatatatttttttatatatttttaccaagcatttcgtattttaaatatttctacaaGGGATAAGCAACATCttaatctaattttattttttcaaactgaTGAAATTTTTACTACCTGTAATGTAAATTCGATGTAAATTCTCTGGATTACGCCAGCGGATCCAATGatgctttaaaaattataacctTTTGTCGTTAAGCAAAGTCAgtggataaaataaaattaaaacaagaatgaatataaaaataaaacattgaaaaatatagattaaaaaatatgaatacaATGTGCCAATGAGTctcgtaaattaaaaattacaaaaatcataaatatcaataattgaatgttgaagaataatattaaataattaaaaatatttgtcgtagttaaaaatttatttaacaaaaaaaaaaaagaaagaaataaaaatataaacttattAAATAtagtgataattttatttcgagaaaaatatttttatattttattagtagtaataaaatataaaaattaaattaaattaattaaattaaattaaatcttttcaatttataaaatttaaattttacattttgtctagttttaatttgttcatttagttttaatgagtcttaaatatattttgtttcattacAGAATAAAGAGGCCAAGATACATTTTCCtatacttatttttataacgATCCTCGACCTGAAGATATTTTCGAATGCATAGGAGGACGTCAGTCTCCTAGAAATGCAccagatattttaaaatcaatttacaaCGAGGCtgtcaataaatttaccaagaaTCAACAACTTTtatctaataaaatttttaattgttcataTAAAACAAGATTTCACTTTAATGcacatttgataaatataaatgttcaatttgataattgtattaaaaacaaaaatttatcaagtgagtaattcaatttttcacaTAGCCAAAATTTccaacagttttttttatttcctatcaggattttttcttttcgaaatttttatccattaaatgttttatcttaatcaaaaatatgtatcgtataataaatttttttctctatacgtatatacaaattttttaaatattaaattttaatattttaataattataataaatgtttgttgtttattttttattgttatttattttaatttgtctttattattttactttgtagtaatttcgtttttatatttgaataaaaattattcataatacatgtatattatgagaaaaaaaaaaattaaattaaattcaaataatatactgAACAACATTGAGCTTAATTTtgtaatcaatattttttatatttcaaaaatatatttaacaaaaaaaaagagagacaTCCATGCCTGCCATtgcttgaattaattattcttcATCAATACCAAACTGTAAAAGGCCTTCAACCAAgaataaatttagttttttgattGATTGGCTGACATGATTGCCTTTTACAGTTTCGAATTGATGataagaattaattaattaattaattcaagcaATGGCAGAAatggaaatagaaaaaattcatcacgttgatttcgaaaaaat is drawn from Aphidius gifuensis isolate YNYX2018 linkage group LG3, ASM1490517v1, whole genome shotgun sequence and contains these coding sequences:
- the LOC122853396 gene encoding 1,4-alpha-glucan-branching enzyme — encoded protein: MGGHWSSMDPLKVDVPQIELLFERDSYLKIYEIEIRKRYALFKDFIEKIEKGDGSLDKFSKAYENYGIFIDDKNQVTCREWAPGAHEVYLTGDFNNWQWIQTPFTKQEFGKWELKLPANDDGTCPIKHLSEVKIIIKDSNGKLLDRISPWARYVTEPEDKSQGTNYKQRIWNPAVDDKYKWKHDKPKKPESLRIYECHVGIATSEHRVGTYLEFANNIIPRIVKQGYNAIQLMAIMEHAYYASFGYQVTNFYAASSRYGTPEQLKQLIDTAHENNIVVLLDMVHSHASKNTFDGLNEFDGTDACFFHSGPRGVHPLWDSRLFNYGDYDVLKFLLSNLRWYMEEYNFDGFRFDGVTSMLYHSRGLGEGFSGNYDEYFGLNVDVEGIVYLMIANHMIHKLYPDAITIAEDVSGMPAVCRPVAEGGLGFDYRLGMAIPDKWIKLLKTTRDEDWDMADICWTLTNRRWMEKTVAYAESHDQALVGDKTIAFWLMDKDMYTHMSCISEPNSVITRGIALHKLIRLITHALGGEAYLNFMGNEFGHPEWLDFPRAGNNNSYHYARRQWHLADDELLKYKFMNNFDREMNLLEEKYGWLHSDPAYVSCKHGDDKVVVFDRAGLVFVFNFHTFKSFPDYPIGVPQHGTYKVILNSDDKQFGGEERIDASVKHYALPEPWSDRPNKMMVYIPCRTAIVYALE
- the LOC122853398 gene encoding mitochondrial import inner membrane translocase subunit Tim29 encodes the protein MSVLRSSGRGGSLHDKIKTLKTLTDRLHKLDSPKKSEGTIFKRWGMYWKNLYKDYKEAAVDVVTECKERPIKSTIYGLGLAGGYYCIKNNPDERSYREDLLINEMKLTQVGESTRNPESIKHVNLMKDCINTNTLRRFTLGIFSIMWIDNSSKNCTSYKCTCNYLKPQIISLHERIADVGFINKWWILDRKMIDYDINNDEFANT
- the LOC122851132 gene encoding uncharacterized protein LOC122851132, coding for MIEDAEKSVNDYMRDSRRDKGKTLKKQYKKLMCEMGSLFYKRPQLEKICKDRESELVLSCFTKYKFKATDDDDEKPNDLIYILNCFGYNLTSLNVDNYPFSKVMPLINNNCPGLKELVVEFEEINDQDFENVFSNMHKLEKLMITWDCGKLTLPMTLVKTLEQVGGTLKKLYLLCRSKDEVFLPDSWASMSSQLIALERLNLYGFQLSQTLIDSIGEIPNLTNLETFPRDDYPMDNKKINMSPIVNLKHLEGFNINWDWGVTDEFLINLCNNSKKLQNLRFLGTNITDNGMSALNNLSELKRFSLKLNCLGSGSTEKTNKYITDESIECLFNEKLMSLNLSNCTKISNRSVIKAFENLPNLSYLSVENTNVTIKVVEELSKLIKFHEKKLHVYVSFEDCNGIFKSLMESHNVEFTETSS